DNA from Rubripirellula lacrimiformis:
TGCTGTGAAACGCCACCGAAGGAATGCTCTACGATTGCTGGTATCGGCGGAACTCGATCATCCATCGTTGATGACGCATCCGGCAGCTCGGACATTCCCGCCGCCGAACGCCATACCCAGATCATTTGGCTTGCCGTTAGGCTGCATCGGACTTCGACCGCCGACGTGTCTTCGATGGTGACAAAGGAGGTTCCCGACAACAAATACGAGTCCGTTTCCACCGTCGATGACACAACGCGTCCGCGGATCGGCGATTTGACGGTGGTCCGAGACTGGTCCAACTGCGCACGCTGCAAAGCGATCTGCGTCAGCGATTGTTTTTCGACGATCAGCTGTCGTTGGGCAATTAGTTCACGACGACGGTTCTGCAGTTCGACCAAGGCCGCTTTCGAAGTCAGTTCAGAACGACGAGCGATGTCGGCCTCTGATCCCGACGCGGCTTGACGCTTGATCAGCGAATCAATCCGATCGCGTTCCCCCTTGGTGATGTCCACTTGCTGTTCGGCCAAGGCCAATAACAAGGTCGCGTTTTCAATGCTGACGTCGACCGAGACCAGTTCAGCGGCCTCCTGTGATTGCTGCGCTTTCAGACGCTTGACCTCCAGGTCATATTCGATGCTGTCCAATCGAATCAACACCTCGCCGGCATCAACCATCCGGCCGTTGCGAAGGTTCGGTGATATTTGGACCACGCGCCCAGTCACTTCGGTAGCCAAGCGAATCTCTCGCAGTGGCACGACCACTCCGCTAGCGCCGATCTTGACGGGCCCCTCGTGCGACGCAAGTGGAACCGATGTGACCACCGTCGCGGCAGGCTTTTGGGGTTTGGACCGTTGCGGTCGCTTTCGTTCGCCCAACAACGTGTAGGCATAGAAACAACTGCCCAAGACGGCGACCGATACGACCACGTTGACGATCAACCGAACGGTACTGTGTCTTGGCACAGCATCGTGGGACGGCACCGTTTGTCGCAGAGACTCCGGCGATCGTTCAGGCTGTTCTTGGCGGTCAGGTGTGTTGCTGTTCAAAACAAAAGGTACGCCCAAATTTTTGC
Protein-coding regions in this window:
- a CDS encoding efflux RND transporter periplasmic adaptor subunit is translated as MNSNTPDRQEQPERSPESLRQTVPSHDAVPRHSTVRLIVNVVVSVAVLGSCFYAYTLLGERKRPQRSKPQKPAATVVTSVPLASHEGPVKIGASGVVVPLREIRLATEVTGRVVQISPNLRNGRMVDAGEVLIRLDSIEYDLEVKRLKAQQSQEAAELVSVDVSIENATLLLALAEQQVDITKGERDRIDSLIKRQAASGSEADIARRSELTSKAALVELQNRRRELIAQRQLIVEKQSLTQIALQRAQLDQSRTTVKSPIRGRVVSSTVETDSYLLSGTSFVTIEDTSAVEVRCSLTASQMIWVWRSAAGMSELPDASSTMDDRVPPIPAIVEHSFGGVSQQWTASLERIDGAGIDLDTRTYPCLFRVNDPRAADARGSSNRLMRGMFVSVTLMATPDRPLFQVPETAIRPGNRLWLDDNHRLRIQNVHVVARSDDGVIVDMIESPPGNGVADASSSVVISPISDPSPGMALMSEPIRQPASAGIVDDAPAKINSAVNAGDSVRRDASAGKVDG